GTACGGTTCGACCGTCATGTCTTCCTTGCCGCCGAACCCCCCGCCGAGGAACGGCGCGATCACGCGCACCCGGTTGTGCGGGAGCCCGAGGATCTCCGCGATCTCGCGGAAGTGCTCGATCACCTGCGTCGCCGCGCGGACGGTGACGATGCCGTTGTCGTCCACCCAGGCCACGCCCGCCTCCGGTTCCAGGTAGGCGTGGTCCACTCGCTGGGTGCGGTACGTTCGCTCGACCACGGCATCGGCCCGCCGGAACCCCTCGTCCAGGTCCCCCTGCCGCAACCGCCAGTGGATGAGCACGTTGTCCCGATCCGGATGCACCCGGAGCGCGTCGGGGGCGAGCGCCGCTTCGATGTCGAACACGCCGGGCAGCGGCTCGTAGTCGACGTCGATCGCCTCGACCGCCGCGCGGGCCTGCACGTCGGAAGCCGCCGCCACCAGCGCGAGCGGCTGTCCTTGGTAGCAGACCCGGTCCGCGGCCAGGACCGGGGTGGCAAACGGGGCCCGGTTCGTCCCGGTGGCGTCTTCGTGGGTGGCGTTACAGGGGACGTCCTCCGCGGTGAGCACGGCGGCGACCCCCGGCAGGCCGCGCGCCCGAGTGGCATCGATCCGTCTGATCCGGGCAACCGGGTAGATGGAGCGGAGGATGCGGCCGGCCAGCATCCCGGGAAGGCTCCAGTCGGCCGCGTAGAGGGTGGCCCCCTCGACCTTGTCGGCCACGTCGAAGCGCGGCAGCGCCTTGCCGACGATCCTCATCCTACGGGTCGTCCCGCTCCGAACGGGCTGGCACAGCCGCGCACGATTCCACCGCGTCCACGATGCGCGTGTACCCCGTGCAGCGACAGAGGTTGCCCGCCAGGGCCGTCCGGATCTGTGCGCGGGTCGGGGCCGGATGCTCTCGGAGGAAGGCGTACGCCACGAGCAGCATTCCGGGGGTGCAGAACCCGCACTGCGCCGCCTCGCGCTCGAGGAAGGCGCGCTGGAGGGGGTGGAGGCCTTCGGCGCTGCGCAACCCCCGTACCGTCGTGACCGACCGGCCGTGCGCCTGGAGGGCGAGCAGCAGGCATGCGTTGACGGGGGCGTCGTCGAGGAGAATCGTGCAGGTCCCGCACACGCCTTCGCCGCAGCCGTACTTCACCTCCGTGGCGCCAAGGGTGTCGCGCAGGACCGCGAGCAGGGTTTCGTGGGGCGATGCCCAGACCTCGACCGGATGTCCGTTCAGAGAGAACGCTAAGGGGCGTCGGCCCTCGGTCTCGGGGGCGTGCATCGCCGCGTCAGCCTCCCCCCGTCAGGTGCGTGGCGGCGCGCGCCGCCGCGGTGGCCATCGCGCGCCGCGCCATCACCCGCGCCATCGCGCGGCGGTACG
This genomic stretch from bacterium harbors:
- a CDS encoding (2Fe-2S)-binding protein, producing MHAPETEGRRPLAFSLNGHPVEVWASPHETLLAVLRDTLGATEVKYGCGEGVCGTCTILLDDAPVNACLLLALQAHGRSVTTVRGLRSAEGLHPLQRAFLEREAAQCGFCTPGMLLVAYAFLREHPAPTRAQIRTALAGNLCRCTGYTRIVDAVESCAAVPARSERDDP